In Glandiceps talaboti chromosome 16, keGlaTala1.1, whole genome shotgun sequence, a single window of DNA contains:
- the LOC144447675 gene encoding ryncolin-1-like, producing MDVLERSVTTLSFIFTLQAAIGLALDDVQGHPNSRQSVSLTSPYAICNPENHIRVDVPNCPANQTILGVVNKLDSLERRTIALQESFQEFSQAFLSKYNTSRYRDCYDVLQSGHSTSGNYIIQPDDDDGPFSVYCDMETDSGGWTVFQRRMDGSLDFYRNWASYKNGFGHMNSEFWMGNDKLFRLTNQRIYKLRVDLEDFEGSRAFASYDYFRVGDSFSGYKLILGYYSGTAGDAFTGHKDMKFSTMNRDNDNQAKSSCARRYKGAWWYTGCHNCNLNGQYLHGEHTAYASGIIWSSWRGYYYSLKHSEMKMRPVV from the exons ATGGATGTACTGGAAAGGTCTGTCACAACCCTgtcttttattttcactttacaAGCCGCAATCGGCTTGGCACTGGATGATGTTCAAGGACACCCCAACAGTCGTCAATCAGTGAGTCTCACGTCCCCCTACGCTATCTGTAACCCAGAGAACCACATCCGTGTCGACGTACCCAACTGTCCTGCAAATCAAACCATCCTCGGTGTGGTAAACAAGCTAGATAGCTTGGAGCGGAGGACAATCGCACTACAAGAAAGTTTTCAAGAGTTCAGCCAAGCTTTTCTATCTAAATACAACACTTCAC GTTATCGTGATTGCTATGATGTGCTCCAAAGTGGTCATTCAACGAGTGGTAATTACATCATACAACCTGATGATGACGATGGGCCATTTAGTGTTTATTGTGATATGGAGACAGACTCGGGTGGATGGACG GTGTTCCAAAGACGAATGGACGGCAGTTTGGATTTCTACCGCAACTGGGCGTCATATAAGAACGGATTTGGTCACATGAATTCGGAGTTCTGGATGGGCAATGATAAATTATTTCGTCTAACCAATCAGAGAATCTATAAACTACGAGTAGATTTGGAGGATTTTGAAGGTAGCAGAGCGTTTGCTTCATACGACTACTTCCGTGTTGGTGATTCATTCAGCGGTTATAAGTTGATTTTGGGATACTACTCTGGCACTGCAG GTGATGCATTCACCGGACACAAGGACATGAAATTTTCTACAATGAACAGAGATAACGACAATCAGGCTAAGTCATCCTGCGCACGTAGATACAAAGGAGCTTGGTGGTACACAGGTTGTCATAATTGTAATCTGAATGGACAATATTTACATGGGGAACATACGGCCTATGCTAGTGGAATCATTTGGAGCAGCTGGAGAGGTTACTACTATTCACTGAAACACTCAGAAATGAAGATGCGACCAGTGGTTTGA